One window from the genome of Desulforamulus ruminis DSM 2154 encodes:
- a CDS encoding tyrosine-type recombinase/integrase produces MRAWLPTHRAGKSTIGNYKAAYKYFAPVHDQKMDDIYVDDLQECIDDCPKGKRTKENMKALCGLVYKYAVPRQYVAKDLILSQYLVINEKAAESRRTGLTMEELERLRQIIGTVPYADYAYCMCYLGFRPSEFLDLQFEHYNRAERYFTGGAKTEAGKDRIVPVSPKIQKYVDALIKDKIGGYVFCDQNGGRFNLRRFREDYFAPIIEAIGISREEREARLLTPHCCRHTFANLMKNASGADKDKLALIGHTTDEMLRHY; encoded by the coding sequence ATGAGGGCATGGCTGCCGACACATAGAGCAGGCAAATCCACAATAGGCAACTACAAGGCTGCCTACAAATATTTTGCACCTGTTCACGATCAAAAAATGGACGATATATATGTAGATGATCTGCAGGAATGCATAGACGATTGCCCGAAAGGCAAGCGGACGAAGGAGAACATGAAGGCTCTTTGCGGCCTGGTTTATAAATATGCTGTACCGCGCCAGTACGTAGCTAAAGATCTGATCCTATCCCAATACTTGGTTATAAACGAAAAAGCCGCAGAGAGCCGTAGAACAGGACTTACTATGGAAGAGTTGGAACGGCTGCGGCAGATCATCGGCACCGTGCCATATGCGGATTACGCCTACTGTATGTGCTACCTCGGATTCCGTCCCAGCGAATTCCTTGACCTTCAATTTGAGCATTACAATCGGGCCGAAAGATACTTTACCGGTGGGGCAAAGACTGAGGCTGGAAAAGATCGAATCGTCCCGGTCTCTCCAAAAATACAGAAGTATGTTGATGCACTCATAAAGGACAAAATTGGCGGCTATGTATTTTGTGATCAGAACGGCGGCCGATTTAATCTACGCCGGTTCCGCGAGGATTACTTTGCGCCGATTATAGAAGCTATCGGGATCAGTCGTGAAGAACGAGAAGCACGCCTGCTCACGCCACACTGTTGCCGCCACACATTTGCTAACCTAATGAAAAATGCGTCAGGCGCAGACAAGGATAAGCTTGCTCTAATTGGACACACCACTGACGAAATGTTACGGCACTATTAA
- the asnS gene encoding asparagine--tRNA ligase, producing MLQGTLIRHLGKHVGEEVTLQGWLYNKRSSGKIQFLILRDGTGLVQGVLAKNEGPELFEKAKGITQESSLTVKGIVREEPRSVGGYELTITGLEIIHLAEEYPITHKEHGVDFLMDRRHLWMRTPRQTAILRIRAEIEQAARDFFHEHDFTLVDSPIITPAACEGTTTLFELDYHGEKAYLSQSGQLYNEASALAVGRMYCFGPTFRAEKSKTRRHLMEFWMIEAEAAFFDHEDNMKLQEEMVYFIVRRVLERRRKDLEFLGRDISKLEAVKLPFPRLSYTEAVELLKGKGEEFTWGDDFGAPHETIISESFDAPVFIHRFPTEIKAFYMKPDPEDPRVVLGADLIAPEGYGEMIGGGQRLDDLKLLEQRLEEHKLPKEAFEWYLDLRRYGSVPHSGFGLGLERTVAWICKLDHVRETIPYPRMLYRVYP from the coding sequence TTGTTGCAAGGTACTTTGATTAGGCACCTGGGAAAACATGTGGGAGAGGAAGTAACCCTTCAGGGCTGGCTTTACAACAAGCGATCTTCGGGTAAAATTCAATTTCTGATTTTAAGGGACGGAACCGGTCTGGTTCAGGGGGTTCTGGCCAAGAATGAAGGGCCTGAACTTTTTGAAAAGGCCAAAGGAATAACGCAAGAATCCTCATTAACGGTAAAGGGAATTGTCCGGGAGGAGCCCCGCTCCGTGGGAGGATACGAGTTAACCATTACCGGACTGGAGATCATTCACCTGGCGGAGGAATACCCCATTACGCACAAAGAACATGGCGTGGATTTTCTGATGGACCGGCGCCACCTGTGGATGCGGACCCCCAGGCAAACGGCCATTTTGCGCATCCGGGCCGAGATTGAACAAGCTGCCCGGGATTTTTTCCACGAGCATGATTTTACTCTGGTGGATAGCCCCATCATTACACCGGCAGCCTGTGAAGGAACCACCACTTTATTTGAACTGGATTATCACGGGGAGAAAGCCTACCTGTCCCAGAGCGGCCAGCTTTATAACGAGGCTTCGGCCCTGGCGGTGGGCCGCATGTATTGCTTTGGCCCCACTTTCCGGGCGGAGAAGTCCAAAACTCGCCGGCACTTGATGGAATTTTGGATGATTGAGGCTGAAGCCGCTTTTTTTGACCACGAAGACAATATGAAACTTCAGGAAGAAATGGTTTATTTCATTGTCCGGCGGGTGCTGGAACGCCGGCGCAAGGATCTGGAGTTTCTGGGCCGGGATATCAGCAAGCTGGAAGCGGTCAAGCTGCCCTTCCCTCGTTTAAGTTATACTGAAGCGGTGGAACTGCTTAAAGGTAAAGGAGAAGAATTTACCTGGGGCGATGACTTTGGCGCCCCTCATGAAACCATCATCTCGGAAAGCTTTGACGCACCGGTTTTCATTCACCGTTTCCCCACGGAGATTAAAGCTTTCTATATGAAACCCGACCCGGAGGACCCCAGGGTGGTACTGGGAGCAGATTTGATTGCGCCGGAGGGTTATGGAGAAATGATTGGCGGCGGCCAGCGCCTGGATGATTTGAAACTGCTGGAGCAGCGCTTAGAGGAGCACAAGCTGCCCAAGGAAGCCTTTGAGTGGTACCTTGATTTGCGGCGCTACGGCAGTGTGCCTCACTCGGGTTTTGGCTTAGGTTTGGAACGGACCGTGGCCTGGATTTGTAAACTGGACCATGTCCGGGAAACCATTCCTTATCCGCGGATGTTGTACCGGGTATATCCTTAG
- a CDS encoding SU10 major capsid protein, whose translation MFTQDKFVAGQSIDMKDVLIQTTPILTPFTTMLLPKTVKAENVTLNWIEEAINENAAVTLGEGADAPNPVDDTLSLISNHCELIGVTATVSNTAQATTAKGISDLLAHETIKKTKAIKMKMENILINGTKGYTSATKTYTTDGILAQINPANQVNNTSFTKAKFEEVVGKMYDAGVNDEMICFLPAQMKISLNSFSNVEFLARDMFLGFDTERYVTPYGIVTFVLSEKLNNKLFIVNPNDLPPGFVPQGMLVTKFVHRFF comes from the coding sequence ATGTTTACACAAGATAAGTTTGTTGCAGGTCAATCTATTGATATGAAAGACGTTTTGATTCAAACTACCCCTATTCTAACTCCCTTTACCACTATGTTGCTTCCAAAGACAGTAAAAGCCGAAAATGTAACGCTTAACTGGATTGAGGAAGCAATCAACGAAAATGCCGCAGTAACACTCGGAGAAGGTGCAGATGCTCCTAACCCTGTAGATGATACTCTCTCCCTTATTAGTAACCATTGTGAGTTGATTGGGGTTACTGCAACTGTTTCTAATACTGCCCAAGCCACAACTGCAAAGGGTATCTCTGATTTACTTGCTCATGAAACCATAAAAAAAACTAAGGCAATAAAAATGAAAATGGAAAATATCTTAATCAATGGAACCAAGGGATATACTTCTGCAACTAAAACCTATACCACTGATGGCATTTTGGCACAAATTAACCCTGCCAACCAAGTAAACAATACCTCCTTCACTAAAGCAAAATTTGAGGAAGTTGTTGGCAAAATGTATGATGCAGGCGTTAATGATGAAATGATATGTTTCCTTCCTGCACAAATGAAAATTTCATTAAACAGTTTTAGTAATGTTGAATTTTTGGCTAGAGATATGTTCCTTGGCTTTGACACTGAAAGATATGTTACTCCTTACGGTATCGTAACCTTCGTATTATCTGAGAAATTAAACAACAAATTATTTATCGTGAATCCTAATGACCTGCCCCCAGGTTTTGTACCACAGGGGATGTTAGTCACGAAATTTGTTCACAGGTTTTTTTAG
- a CDS encoding IS110 family transposase, translating into MALKIVYQVCCGIDVHKTFVVACIATTNKGVTTYKSHRFSTYTKGLQELSQWLCKNDCKDVCMESTGKYWIPVFNVLEDSCNIVLAHPKYVKAIRGKKTDKKDAKWIADLFKHDLVAGSFMPPLAIRQLRDLMRYRFKLTNFMSSEKNRLQNSLTVSNIQLGNVVSDTFGKSSMNIINKLLENPLDNNFDIEPLVHASMKEKLPELELAIDGFITPEQAEKLKVIKRHYKDLESRKADLEKIILSLSEPYTGQIDLILTVPSFKNIFSAIAVISEIGVNMDVFPTAKHLCSWAGLTPTNNESAGKKKSVRISRAGCYIKPLLVQCATAVVKSEKHPEIRNRYLRLKQRRGHKKAIIAIARMLLTAIYNILKKKESYNAELYRKADVLPVSREITVEQAIILARTQGYRIRAAS; encoded by the coding sequence ATGGCTTTAAAGATCGTTTACCAAGTCTGTTGTGGTATTGATGTCCACAAAACCTTCGTAGTTGCTTGTATTGCTACTACCAACAAAGGGGTTACCACCTACAAAAGCCATCGCTTTTCTACTTACACAAAAGGTCTGCAAGAGCTGTCACAGTGGCTTTGTAAAAACGACTGCAAGGATGTTTGCATGGAATCCACAGGAAAGTACTGGATTCCCGTGTTTAATGTTCTTGAAGACTCCTGCAACATCGTCCTAGCTCATCCTAAATACGTCAAAGCTATCCGCGGTAAGAAGACTGACAAAAAAGACGCTAAATGGATTGCTGACCTATTCAAGCATGATCTTGTAGCCGGAAGCTTTATGCCTCCTCTTGCAATCAGGCAGCTTCGTGACCTTATGCGTTACCGCTTTAAACTGACTAACTTTATGTCAAGCGAGAAAAACCGTCTGCAAAATTCTTTAACCGTATCCAATATTCAGCTTGGAAATGTTGTTTCTGATACCTTTGGCAAAAGTTCTATGAACATCATTAACAAGCTTTTGGAGAATCCTTTGGACAATAATTTCGACATAGAACCACTCGTTCACGCTTCTATGAAGGAGAAACTTCCTGAATTAGAACTGGCCATTGACGGTTTTATCACGCCTGAACAAGCTGAAAAACTTAAGGTAATTAAGCGGCACTACAAAGATCTTGAGTCACGAAAAGCTGACCTGGAAAAAATTATCCTTTCTCTTTCGGAGCCCTACACCGGTCAAATTGACCTGATCTTAACTGTTCCGTCCTTTAAGAACATTTTTTCAGCCATCGCAGTGATCTCAGAAATAGGTGTTAATATGGACGTGTTCCCGACAGCTAAGCATCTTTGCTCTTGGGCAGGGCTTACACCTACGAATAACGAAAGTGCTGGAAAGAAAAAATCAGTAAGGATTTCAAGAGCTGGCTGTTATATTAAGCCGCTTCTGGTACAATGTGCAACCGCTGTAGTTAAAAGCGAGAAGCATCCTGAAATCCGCAACCGCTATTTGAGACTTAAGCAACGTCGTGGTCATAAAAAGGCGATTATTGCTATTGCGAGAATGCTTCTTACCGCTATTTACAACATCCTGAAAAAGAAAGAATCGTATAATGCTGAGTTATATAGAAAGGCAGATGTTCTTCCAGTAAGCCGCGAAATCACCGTAGAACAAGCGATTATTTTGGCTAGAACACAAGGTTACCGGATTCGCGCTGCTTCTTGA
- a CDS encoding tRNA-dihydrouridine synthase — protein sequence MNLLFSPFQLGGKELKNRMVFPPTTTSFATPKGEVTPKLVDYYRQRAAGGVGTVIMEPGVVNPRGKLTSQSMEIYTEESVTFLKEITGIFKTNGAAAFIQLAHSGPRGRASFLGERPVSPSGIPFFQDEPVEELTREGIDRVVKDFVAAALRAQQAGFDGIELHGAHGYLLSSFLSPIMNRCTDEYGGSNRNRAKIMVDIITGIREQVGNKILIGVRLNGKEYGEQGLADSDAIELARIFEAAGADLLHVSALEVEVPALVGVAAIPATSAPGRNDPHGPFLRYARQVKKAVHIPVIAVGKLDNPEVAEKALAEKDCDLVALGRSLIVDPNWPNKVKDGSTPDQCLYCNTCFKGIAQGGLICAVNPELKAKK from the coding sequence TTGAACCTTCTTTTTAGTCCTTTTCAGTTAGGCGGTAAAGAACTAAAAAACAGAATGGTCTTTCCACCAACCACCACCAGCTTTGCCACCCCAAAAGGCGAAGTGACCCCTAAATTGGTAGATTATTACCGGCAGCGGGCGGCAGGGGGCGTAGGTACCGTGATTATGGAACCGGGGGTGGTAAACCCCAGAGGCAAATTGACCTCTCAATCCATGGAAATTTATACGGAGGAGTCTGTTACTTTCTTAAAGGAGATTACCGGAATTTTTAAAACTAACGGGGCGGCTGCCTTTATTCAATTAGCCCACTCAGGCCCCCGGGGAAGAGCTTCCTTTTTAGGTGAAAGGCCGGTATCCCCCTCGGGAATTCCATTCTTCCAGGATGAGCCGGTGGAGGAACTGACCCGGGAAGGGATTGACCGGGTGGTGAAGGATTTTGTGGCCGCTGCTTTGCGGGCACAGCAGGCCGGATTTGACGGGATTGAACTGCATGGAGCCCACGGCTACCTATTGAGTTCTTTTCTGTCACCCATCATGAACCGGTGTACCGATGAATACGGCGGTTCCAACCGGAACCGGGCCAAGATTATGGTGGATATCATCACCGGCATCCGGGAGCAAGTGGGAAACAAAATTCTAATTGGCGTGCGCTTAAATGGCAAAGAGTATGGGGAGCAGGGTTTGGCCGACAGCGATGCAATAGAATTGGCCCGGATTTTTGAAGCTGCCGGGGCGGACCTGCTGCATGTTTCGGCACTGGAGGTAGAAGTGCCTGCCCTGGTGGGAGTGGCAGCCATACCGGCCACCTCCGCTCCGGGCAGGAATGACCCCCACGGACCCTTTCTGCGTTACGCTCGTCAGGTAAAGAAAGCCGTTCATATTCCGGTCATTGCCGTAGGCAAATTAGACAACCCGGAGGTGGCTGAAAAGGCACTGGCGGAAAAGGACTGCGATCTGGTGGCCTTGGGACGCAGCCTTATTGTGGACCCCAACTGGCCCAATAAAGTGAAGGACGGCAGTACCCCGGATCAATGCCTTTACTGTAATACCTGTTTTAAGGGCATTGCCCAGGGTGGTTTGATCTGTGCGGTAAACCCAGAACTAAAAGCAAAAAAATAA
- a CDS encoding acyl-CoA dehydratase activase — translation MITAGIDVGSVSTKVVLLMEDEIRYLVRPTGWSPREAGLSTYQELLEREGCPEEEVNCKVGTGYGRIALGFIDKAVTEIHCHARGAHHLLGRGGLVIDIGGQDSKAILMNHRGKVLDFAMNDKCAAGTGRFLQVMAAALGVDVSELGELASGRTPLDINSMCTVFAESEVISLLAKGADKRDIIAGIHRSVARRVWGMASRFGPAEQVIFTGGVAKNKDIKDQLSLEAGCTVVVPEISQVAGALGAALYARELAGHKQ, via the coding sequence TTGATTACCGCTGGTATTGATGTGGGCTCGGTTTCCACCAAAGTGGTTCTGCTGATGGAGGATGAAATCAGGTATTTGGTGCGCCCCACCGGCTGGAGCCCCAGGGAAGCCGGGCTTAGCACCTATCAGGAACTGCTGGAGAGAGAGGGTTGCCCGGAGGAAGAAGTGAACTGCAAAGTCGGAACCGGTTATGGCCGCATCGCCCTGGGCTTTATCGACAAGGCGGTTACAGAGATTCACTGCCACGCCCGGGGCGCCCACCATTTGCTGGGCCGGGGCGGGTTGGTCATCGACATCGGCGGTCAAGACAGCAAGGCGATTTTGATGAACCATCGGGGCAAGGTGCTGGATTTTGCCATGAATGACAAGTGTGCGGCGGGAACCGGGCGGTTCCTGCAGGTTATGGCCGCCGCCCTGGGGGTGGACGTCAGTGAACTGGGGGAACTGGCCTCGGGAAGAACGCCCCTGGATATTAACAGCATGTGTACGGTTTTTGCCGAATCGGAAGTGATCAGCCTCCTGGCCAAGGGGGCGGATAAGCGGGATATTATTGCCGGGATTCACCGGTCGGTGGCCAGACGGGTTTGGGGGATGGCCAGCCGCTTTGGACCGGCGGAGCAGGTGATTTTTACCGGCGGCGTAGCTAAAAATAAGGACATCAAAGATCAACTGTCCCTGGAAGCCGGCTGCACCGTGGTGGTGCCGGAGATCAGCCAGGTGGCCGGGGCCCTGGGAGCCGCCCTTTACGCTCGGGAACTGGCTGGGCATAAGCAGTGA
- a CDS encoding ImmA/IrrE family metallo-endopeptidase has protein sequence MINKYEIQADKFAAELLISDEILEDLKHCDIYQISSALELPLSLIRLKLIWQKNFLSCKPNIHSVTEDCMSFIYCSRELPPGAAFCAYCGKRQIKKAKSTKLANGEGSVRKLQNGSWLAEVVLWYY, from the coding sequence GTGATAAACAAATATGAAATACAAGCAGACAAGTTTGCTGCAGAGCTATTAATTTCAGATGAGATATTAGAGGATTTAAAGCATTGCGATATCTATCAAATTTCTTCCGCTCTGGAATTACCTTTATCGTTAATTAGGCTAAAGCTGATATGGCAAAAAAATTTTTTATCTTGCAAACCAAACATACATTCCGTAACTGAGGATTGTATGTCTTTCATCTACTGCTCTCGTGAGTTGCCACCAGGTGCAGCTTTCTGCGCATACTGCGGTAAGAGGCAAATCAAAAAGGCAAAGTCTACCAAACTAGCAAACGGCGAAGGTAGCGTTAGAAAGTTACAGAATGGGTCGTGGCTTGCTGAGGTAGTGTTGTGGTATTACTAG
- a CDS encoding IS3 family transposase (programmed frameshift) has protein sequence MRKRFTEEQIIGILNSHENGMPVADILRQHGISEQTFYRWKSKYGGMEASDAKKLKQLEEENRRLKLLVGELTLDNQALKWVIGKKQVKPARKRKLVKELQDTFGMSERRACRLVGIGRSSHRYVPSTSEENEALKTRISELAFKWRRFGYRRIHALLQREGQKVNHKKVYRLYRLAGLAVRRRKRKRVLSGRGRPPTVTPQPNVRWSMDFVSDSTATGQRFRVFVVIDEATRECLASEVDTSITGRRVTRVLDRIAIYRGYPKEILSDNGPEFAGLTLNQWAYEHRVIQLFIDPGKPMQNSHVESFNGKLRDECLNEHWFRGVSEARRIIEEWRHEYNTVRPHSGLSNKTPVEYATDLAKKTCEQIS, from the exons ATGAGAAAACGTTTCACCGAAGAGCAGATCATTGGAATACTTAACTCCCATGAGAATGGGATGCCGGTAGCTGACATTCTTCGGCAACATGGCATTAGCGAACAAACCTTTTATCGCTGGAAATCTAAATACGGCGGAATGGAAGCAAGTGATGCGAAGAAACTTAAGCAGTTGGAAGAGGAAAACCGCAGACTTAAGCTACTCGTAGGTGAACTAACCCTCGACAACCAGGCTCTAAAGTGGGTTATTG GAAAAAAACAAGTAAAGCCTGCTCGCAAGCGAAAGCTTGTTAAAGAACTCCAAGATACTTTTGGTATGAGTGAACGCAGAGCGTGCAGGCTTGTTGGTATCGGACGCTCCAGTCATAGATATGTTCCTTCTACTTCAGAAGAGAACGAGGCATTGAAAACGAGAATATCTGAACTTGCCTTTAAGTGGCGTCGCTTTGGATATAGACGAATCCATGCCTTACTTCAGCGTGAAGGACAGAAAGTTAACCACAAGAAAGTATATAGGCTATACCGGCTTGCTGGACTCGCTGTCCGTCGCCGCAAAAGAAAACGTGTTCTCTCTGGAAGGGGCCGCCCCCCCACAGTTACGCCTCAACCGAATGTAAGGTGGTCTATGGATTTTGTTAGTGACTCAACAGCAACTGGGCAGCGATTTAGAGTTTTTGTAGTGATTGATGAAGCAACTCGAGAGTGTCTGGCCAGCGAAGTGGATACTTCAATAACAGGACGGCGTGTGACAAGAGTACTAGATAGAATTGCTATTTACAGAGGTTATCCCAAAGAAATCCTCTCTGATAACGGACCTGAATTTGCAGGACTGACCTTGAATCAATGGGCTTATGAACATAGGGTTATCCAACTGTTTATAGACCCCGGTAAACCAATGCAAAATAGCCATGTAGAAAGCTTTAATGGAAAACTCCGAGATGAATGCCTTAATGAACACTGGTTCAGAGGCGTAAGTGAGGCTCGTCGAATTATTGAAGAGTGGCGTCATGAATACAATACAGTTCGTCCACATAGCGGACTGAGCAACAAAACACCAGTAGAATATGCTACAGATCTGGCTAAAAAAACCTGTGAACAAATTTCGTGA
- a CDS encoding BhlA/UviB family holin-like peptide, which translates to MDFSQELIKVAVSNGVFCLLFVWLMINERHDSKTREDKLVQQLENNTEAIKSLRDLILFNIKSNSKEENN; encoded by the coding sequence ATGGATTTTTCGCAAGAATTAATTAAAGTAGCAGTATCAAATGGTGTATTTTGCTTGCTGTTTGTTTGGCTAATGATAAATGAACGCCATGATAGCAAAACAAGAGAAGATAAATTAGTTCAACAATTAGAAAATAATACAGAAGCAATAAAATCCCTAAGGGACTTGATTCTGTTTAACATAAAATCAAATTCTAAGGAGGAAAATAATTAA
- a CDS encoding putative DNA modification/repair radical SAM protein gives MELREKLNILSAAAKYDVSCSSSGSTRKSSRGELGSVAQSGICHSWSDDGRCISLLKILLSNYCIYDCAYCVNRVSNDVPRAAFSPEEVVDLTVGFYRRNYIEGLFLSSAIHRNPNHTMELLLQTVKKLRLEYRFNGYIHLKAIPGADYRLIAQAGALVDRMSVNIELPSSEGLKLLAPQKKKEAIIKPMGLIGSQILETREERKRSKKVPSFVPAGQSTQLIVGATPDPDLRIIKLSESLYRSYHLKRVYYSAYVPVNSNPHLPSLSGPPLHREHRLYQADWLLRFYGFGADELLNESHPNFELQLDPKSDWALRNLHLFPVEINRADHAVILRIPGVGVKSAWKIISARRFHSLDFEDLKKIGVVMKRARYFITCKGKYYGEVPFREDTIKTRLIAKPKADAQCQQLSLFSDPLPGAVADASNITGEL, from the coding sequence GTGGAATTAAGGGAAAAATTAAATATTCTATCGGCGGCAGCTAAATATGATGTATCCTGTTCCTCCAGCGGCAGTACCCGGAAGAGCAGCCGAGGGGAACTGGGCAGTGTGGCCCAGAGCGGTATCTGTCATAGCTGGTCCGATGACGGACGGTGTATTTCTTTGCTGAAAATTCTTTTGAGTAATTACTGCATTTACGACTGCGCTTACTGTGTAAACCGGGTCAGCAACGATGTTCCCAGGGCGGCTTTTTCCCCGGAGGAAGTGGTGGACCTGACCGTTGGTTTCTACCGCAGGAATTACATTGAAGGCCTGTTCTTAAGCTCAGCCATCCACCGGAACCCCAACCACACCATGGAGCTTCTGCTGCAAACCGTGAAGAAATTAAGGCTGGAATACAGATTCAACGGATATATCCACCTCAAGGCTATTCCCGGCGCCGATTACCGTTTAATTGCCCAGGCCGGCGCCCTGGTAGATCGCATGAGTGTGAATATTGAACTCCCATCCAGTGAAGGGTTAAAGCTGCTGGCGCCTCAGAAGAAAAAGGAAGCCATTATCAAACCCATGGGCCTGATCGGCTCGCAAATTTTAGAGACCCGGGAAGAAAGGAAGCGCAGCAAAAAGGTTCCATCCTTTGTTCCCGCCGGGCAGAGCACCCAACTCATCGTAGGGGCCACCCCGGATCCGGACCTGCGCATTATTAAACTTTCGGAAAGCTTATACCGGAGTTATCATTTAAAGCGGGTGTACTATTCGGCCTATGTTCCGGTCAATAGCAATCCCCATCTGCCAAGCCTTAGCGGACCGCCCCTGCACCGGGAGCACCGGCTTTACCAGGCGGATTGGCTCTTGCGTTTTTATGGTTTCGGAGCCGATGAACTGCTGAATGAAAGCCATCCCAATTTTGAGCTGCAATTGGACCCGAAGTCGGACTGGGCTCTCCGCAACCTGCATTTATTTCCCGTGGAAATCAACCGGGCCGACCATGCGGTGATTCTGCGCATTCCGGGCGTAGGGGTAAAGTCCGCCTGGAAAATTATTTCCGCCCGGAGATTTCATTCCCTTGATTTTGAAGACCTGAAGAAGATCGGGGTGGTCATGAAAAGAGCCCGCTATTTTATTACCTGCAAGGGAAAATATTATGGAGAGGTTCCCTTTAGGGAAGATACCATTAAAACCCGGCTGATTGCCAAACCGAAAGCGGATGCCCAATGTCAGCAGCTCTCCCTGTTTTCGGACCCATTGCCGGGAGCTGTTGCCGATGCTTCAAATATAACAGGAGAGTTATAA
- a CDS encoding TIGR03915 family putative DNA repair protein produces MIVYLYDGSFEGLLTAIYQAYYQKQKPDQILHQQEFEPSLFCQPFFIETDPVKFQKVYKAIAEKISTNALNNVFYAFLSETQGVGTLIYHYLRLGWQKGGEIDGHLSDQRVMEIQRLVQKVAGERHRMLGLLRFKELKGGLYYASFEPDYNIVALMAPHFTKRLSDQNWIIHDWKRKLAALYNRQEWLVTPLDPPKEVLLEENEGFFQDLWCQYFSSVAISGRINPRLQRQYMPVRYWRHLIEKGPENKKA; encoded by the coding sequence TTGATTGTTTATCTTTATGACGGAAGCTTTGAAGGACTTCTAACCGCCATTTACCAAGCCTATTATCAAAAGCAAAAACCCGATCAGATCCTTCATCAGCAGGAATTTGAACCCAGCTTGTTTTGTCAGCCTTTTTTTATCGAGACCGATCCGGTTAAGTTTCAGAAAGTCTATAAGGCCATTGCAGAAAAGATCTCAACCAATGCTTTAAACAATGTTTTCTATGCTTTTCTTTCCGAAACCCAGGGAGTGGGGACCCTTATTTATCATTACCTCCGCCTGGGCTGGCAAAAAGGAGGAGAGATTGACGGGCACTTGTCCGACCAGCGGGTTATGGAGATCCAGAGGCTGGTTCAAAAGGTTGCCGGCGAGAGGCACCGCATGTTAGGCCTGCTTCGATTTAAGGAATTAAAAGGGGGGCTTTATTATGCCTCCTTTGAACCGGATTATAACATTGTCGCCCTGATGGCCCCTCATTTCACTAAACGCCTGTCTGATCAAAACTGGATCATTCACGATTGGAAGAGAAAACTGGCCGCCCTGTATAACCGGCAAGAATGGCTGGTAACGCCCCTGGATCCTCCCAAGGAAGTACTTCTTGAAGAAAATGAAGGCTTCTTTCAAGACTTGTGGTGTCAATATTTTTCCAGCGTGGCCATTTCAGGCCGGATTAATCCCCGGCTGCAGCGTCAGTACATGCCGGTGCGTTACTGGCGGCACCTGATTGAGAAAGGTCCGGAAAACAAGAAAGCATAA
- a CDS encoding winged helix-turn-helix transcriptional regulator — translation MIQFQNKEYRCSMEVTLELIGGKWKALILWHLDNNRIMRYSELKRLHPKLTQKMLTQQLRELERDGLINRKVYAQVPPKVEYSLTPWGEKLKPVLSAMCQWGNQYLKGQGLHKEPPQE, via the coding sequence ATGATTCAATTTCAAAACAAAGAGTATCGCTGTTCCATGGAAGTGACCCTTGAACTGATCGGGGGCAAATGGAAGGCGCTGATTCTGTGGCATTTAGATAATAACCGGATCATGCGGTATAGTGAACTAAAACGCCTACACCCCAAACTGACACAAAAGATGCTGACGCAGCAACTGCGGGAGTTGGAAAGGGACGGGCTCATTAACCGCAAGGTCTATGCCCAGGTTCCCCCCAAGGTGGAATATTCCCTTACCCCCTGGGGCGAAAAATTAAAGCCGGTGTTAAGCGCCATGTGTCAATGGGGAAATCAATATCTGAAAGGTCAGGGCTTGCATAAAGAACCGCCCCAGGAGTAA